The genomic segment CGTTCTCCTGGCCGCAGCTCGGTTCGGCCGGCCTCGAGATCGCCATCGTACTCGCTTTCCCGCTCGCAATCTGGCTGATGGTCGTTGCCGGCATGTCGGTGAACATGGCGGTCGTCATCGGCCTCGGCACGCTGCTCCTGATCGACTGGTATTTCGACTTCTCCGCGGTGATGGCGCTGATGGCGCCCGTGATCCTGATCGGCGGCATGACGCTCGGCTGGTTCACGCCGACGGAAGCCGCGGTCGCGGCCGTGATCTGGTCGCTGTTCCTCGGCCTCATCCGCTATCGCACCATGACCCTGAAGACGGTGGCGAAGGCGACCTTCGACACCATCGAGACCACGGCTTCGGTGCTGTTCATCGTCACCGCGGCCTCGATCTTCGCCTGGCTGCTGACGGTGTCGCAGGCGGCGCAGATGCTCTCGGACTGGATGCTCAGCATCACCCACAACAAATGGGTGTTCCTGGCGCTCGCCAATGTGCTGATCCTGTTCGTCGGCTGCTTCATCGACACCACGGCGGCGATCACCATCCTGGTGCCGATCCTGCTGCCGATCGTGCTCAAGCTCGGCATCGACCCGATCCATTTCGGCCTGATCATGACGCTGAACCTGATGATCGGTCTGTTGCATCCGCCGCTCGGCATGGTGCTGTTCGTGCTCGCCCGCGTCGCAAAGCTCTCGGTCGAGCGCACGACGGTGGCGATCCTGCCCTGGCTGGTGCCGCTGCTGCTCGCGCTGATCGCGATCACCTATATTCCCGACCTGACCCTCTGGCTGCCTAAATACATGGGACTTTCCAAATGACCTCGACCGCTCTCGCCGCGACCCTGTTCGGCCCCGAAGACCTGCGCATGATCGAGCATCCGCTCGACAAGCTTAGCCAGGGCATGGTGCGCATCCGCTTCGGTGCCGGCGGCATCTGCGGCTCGGACATGCACTATTTCCGCCATGCCCGCACCGGCGACTTCGTGGTGAAGTCGCCGCTGGTGCTGGGACATGAGATCTCGGGCGAGGTCGTGGAGATCTCCGGTACCGCCGCCAATCTGAAGGTCGGCGACCGCGTTGCCGTCAATCCGTCACGCTGGTGCGGCCATTGCGTCGCCTGCCGTGAGGGCCGGTCGAACCTGTGCGAGAACATCTATTTCATGGGCTCGGCCTCAAAGACGCCGCACATGCAGGGCGGCTTCGCCAATTACTTCGACGCGATCCCCGCGCAGTGCGTGAAGATTCCCGATCACGTGTCCTACCAGGCCGCGGCGCTGGCCGAGCCGCTCGCGGTCTGCCTGCACGCGGTCGCGCGCGCCGGCAAGATCGATGGCAAGCGCGGCATCATCTTCGGTGCCGGCCCGATCGGGCTTTTGACCATGCTCGCCGCGCACCGCGCCGGCATGGCTGACATCACGGTCGCCGACATCGCGCCGGCGCCGCTGGCCTTTGCGACCAAGCTCGGCGCCTCGCATGTCGAGAACGTGTCGGGCGGTGAAGAGGGCCTGAAGGCACAGGCTGCCGCGCGTCCTTACGACGTCGCCTTCGAGGTCTCGGGCACGGCTGCGGGCCTTGCCAGCGCGATTCAGATCGTCAGGCGCGGCGGCGTCGTGGTGCAGATCGGCAATCTGCCGGGAGGCCAGATCCCGACACCGTCGAATGCCGTGATGGCCAAGGAGATCGACCTGCGCGGCTCGTTCCGCTTCGGCTTCGAGTTCATGAATGCGGTGGAACTGATCGGCAACGGCAGCGTCGATGTGCTGTCGCTGGTCACCGCCGAGCGGCCGCTCTCGACCGCGCCCGATGCGCTGCGGCTGGCGCTCGACCGCTCGCAGAGCGTCAAGGTCGTGCTGACCGCGAACTGATGGGAGGCAGCCTATGATGCTGGAGGGATGGCGCTGGTACGGGCCCGATGATCCGGTCTCGCTCGACGACGTCAGGCAGGCCGGCGCGAGCGATATCGTCTCGGCGCTGCATCAGGTGCCGATCGGGGAGGCCTGGACGCGCAAGGCGGTCGAGGAGCGCAAGAACTTCATTGAGAACGGCCAGCCCGGCCGTTCTCAATTGACTTGGTCGGTGGTGGAATCGATTCCGATCCCCGACGACGTCAAGCGCCTTGGCGGAAAAGCGACGAAGTCGATCGAGGCCTGGATCGCGAGCCTGGAGGCGGTGGCGGCCAGCGGCATCAAGATCATCTGCTACAATTTCATGCCCGTGGTGGACTGGTGCCGCACCGATCTGGAATGGGAGCTGCCGAACGGCGCCCGTGCCATGCGCTTCGACCAGGACCGCTTTGCCGCGTTCGAGCTGCACATCCTGAAGCGCCCGGCCGCCGTACAGGAATATTCGCCGGAACAACAGGCGCGCGCGAAGAAACTGTTCGAGCAGATGAGCCAGGCGGATATCGACTATCTCGTCATGGTCATCGCCAGCGCGCTGCCGGGCTCGACCACCGAGCCGATGACCATCCCGCAATTCCGCGATCGGCTGGAAACGTACCGCGACATCACGCCTGAGATCCTGCGGCAGCACCTTGCGGAATTCCTCGCGCGCGTGACGCCGGTGGCCGAGCAGCTCGGCGTGTCGCTGACGCTGCACCCGGACGATCCGCCGCGACCGCTGTTCGGCCTGCCGCGCATTGCTTCCAGCGCCGACGACTATCAGGCGCTGTTCGACGCCGTGCCGTCCAAGGCGAACGGCATCTGTTTCTGCACCGGCTCGCTCGGCGTGCGCGCGGAGAACAATTTGCCAGAAATGGCCGAGCGCTTCGGCCCGCGCATTGCCTTCGCCCATCTGCGCGCGACCAAGCGCGAGGCCGACGGGTTGTCGTTCTACGAGTCCGACCATCTCGACGGTGACGTCGACATGATCGCGGTGCTCAAGGCGCTGTTGAAGGAGAACGCACGGCGCGCACCGGACAAGAGAATCGTGTTCCGGCCCGACCACGGCCACCGCATGCTCGACGATCTCGCCGACACCAAGCGCACCAACCCCGGCTACACCGCCATCGGCCGCCTGCGCGGCCTCGCCGAGCTACGTGGTGCGATCAGGGCGATCGAGCATCGGTAGGGGCGGAATTCGAGCGCAGCTCTATCCACATCGTCATTGCGAGCGCAGCGAAGCAATCCAGAATCCCTCCGCGGAAAGACTCTGGATTGCTTCGCTGCGCTCGCAATGACGTCGGAGAGAGCGGGGCTTCACCGCGACGCCACCTGCTCAGTAACACGCCGCCATGGCGCCGAGCTTCGGATAGAGCCGGTCGATCGCGGCGATCTCGCTTTTCATCTGCGCGATGATCCAGTCGCGGATCTCGGCGGCGATGGGACGCATGATCCGGTTGCGCGGCGGCAGGAATTCGCAGATGCGGCGCGTGGTGGTCAGCGTGTCGGAGGCCGGCACCAGCGCGCCGGTGAGCAGCCAGTGCGAGGCGACCGTCAGCCAGCCGAGCGCGATGCCCTGGCCGAGCAGCGCGGCCTGCACCACGACTGCATAGTCGGTGAAGCTCAACGCCTTGGCCGCGCCGCGTCGTCCGGTGAGGAGCGATGCGTAATCCGCGGCCCAGTCGCCCGGCGTCTCGGCGAGGCGGATGATGGTGTTGCCCTCGGCGGGATCAGTCTCGCCGAGATAGCCGGGGCTGCACATCGGCAGCATCACTTCCTTCATCACCAGCGTGCCGCCGGATGACGGCTCGTCGCGGTCACGGAAGCGCATGCCGAGATCGACATTCTCCACCGGCCCGCGCAGCGCGCCGGAGATCAGCTGGAAGCGCAGATCCACTTGCGGAAACTGCTTCTGCAGCTTGTCGATGCGCGGCATCAGCCAATGCGTGGTGAAGGCGGAGGAGACCGACAGCGTCACCGTCTCGGTGCCCTTGCGGCGCCGCTCGATCTCGACGAGCCCGCTCTCGATGCTGCGAAAGCCTTCGAGCACGCGGCGATAGAGCAGCTCGCCTTCCTCGGTGAGCACCGCGCGGCCCGCCTTGCGATCGAACAGGCGGACGCCGAGATGCTCCTCGAACTGGCCGAGCATCCGGCTCACCGCCGGCTGCGTCACGTTCAATTCGGCCGCCGCCGCCGTGAAGCTGCCATTGCGCGCCGCCGCGTCGAACACGAACAGGGCGTTACTGGACGGCAGCATGCGGCGGAGCTCTGGCATAACGTCATGTTATGAGCGCGGTGAGAATTTGGCAATTGCCGAGTTTTGGCAAGTCTGGTGTCATGAGCATGACAGCCTAAACACAGGGGCTTCGGGAGAAGGTTTGGTGCAGCGCACGCTTAGACCGTGAGTGCTCCAAAGCCCTGTCTATAAAGCAGCCTTATGGCGCGCAGTGAGGCACGCCAGCGCAGGGACATCGCGAGGTCGATCATTGGACAAGCGAGCGGAAAGCGTCGAGATCAGGTCCGCCAGCAAGGCCTATGGCGCTGTTCGCGCCCTCGACGACGTTTCGCTCAATGTCAGCGCCGGTGAATTCGTCTCGCTGCTCGGCCCCTCCGGCTCCGGCAAGACCACGCTGCTCGGCATTTTGGGCGGCTTCATCCTGCCGACCTCAGGCACGATTCTGTTCGGGGGCCGTGACGTCACCTATATGCCGCCGCACAAGCGCGACATCGGCGTGGTGTTCCAGAACTATGCGCTGTTTCCGCATATGAGCGTCGGCGAGAACGTCGCCTTTCCCTTGCGCGCGCGACGCCTGCCGAAATCCGTCTGGCCGGACAAGGTGCGCGCAGCGCTCAGCATGGTCGGCCTTGCCGGCTATGAAGAGCGCGGGATCGCGCAGCTCTCCGGCGGTCAGCGTCAGCGCGTGGCCCTCGCACGCGCCATGATCTTCGAGCCGCGCCTGATCCTGATGGATGAGCCGCTCTCGGCGCTCGACAAGCAGCTGCGCGAATCCATGCAGATCGAGCTGCGCGCGTTGCACAAGCGCATCCAGGCGACCATCATCTACGTCACCCATGACCAGCGCGAGGCGCTGACCATGAGCGACCGCGTCGCTGTCATGAAGGACGGCCGGTTGGTTCAGATCGATGCGCCGGCGCGGCTGCACGATCATCCCGCCGATTCCTTCGTCGCCAGCTTTATCGGCGAAGCCACGATGCTGCCGGTTCGCCGCGTCGATGCTTGCAGCGTCGCACTCGGCAATGCCCTGCTGCGCAGCGCGCGCGCCATTCCCGATGGCGATGCCCTGATGCTGGCCGTGCACAGCGAGAAGCTGCT from the Bradyrhizobium sp. WBAH42 genome contains:
- a CDS encoding TRAP transporter large permease, which produces MLLLLGGFLLLMLLGVPVAIAMAASSLLYILVSGVTPDVTLAQRMIAGVESFPLLAVPFFILAGNLMNIAGVTGRIYKFAVALVGWMRGGLGHVNIIGSVIFSGMSGTAIADAAGLGTIEIKAMKDHGYSTEFSVGVTAASATLGPIIPPSLPFVIYGMMANVSIGALFLGGVIPGIVMTLLMMATVTYFAHKNKWGSDTPFSWPQLGSAGLEIAIVLAFPLAIWLMVVAGMSVNMAVVIGLGTLLLIDWYFDFSAVMALMAPVILIGGMTLGWFTPTEAAVAAVIWSLFLGLIRYRTMTLKTVAKATFDTIETTASVLFIVTAASIFAWLLTVSQAAQMLSDWMLSITHNKWVFLALANVLILFVGCFIDTTAAITILVPILLPIVLKLGIDPIHFGLIMTLNLMIGLLHPPLGMVLFVLARVAKLSVERTTVAILPWLVPLLLALIAITYIPDLTLWLPKYMGLSK
- a CDS encoding L-idonate 5-dehydrogenase → MTSTALAATLFGPEDLRMIEHPLDKLSQGMVRIRFGAGGICGSDMHYFRHARTGDFVVKSPLVLGHEISGEVVEISGTAANLKVGDRVAVNPSRWCGHCVACREGRSNLCENIYFMGSASKTPHMQGGFANYFDAIPAQCVKIPDHVSYQAAALAEPLAVCLHAVARAGKIDGKRGIIFGAGPIGLLTMLAAHRAGMADITVADIAPAPLAFATKLGASHVENVSGGEEGLKAQAAARPYDVAFEVSGTAAGLASAIQIVRRGGVVVQIGNLPGGQIPTPSNAVMAKEIDLRGSFRFGFEFMNAVELIGNGSVDVLSLVTAERPLSTAPDALRLALDRSQSVKVVLTAN
- the uxuA gene encoding mannonate dehydratase, with protein sequence MMLEGWRWYGPDDPVSLDDVRQAGASDIVSALHQVPIGEAWTRKAVEERKNFIENGQPGRSQLTWSVVESIPIPDDVKRLGGKATKSIEAWIASLEAVAASGIKIICYNFMPVVDWCRTDLEWELPNGARAMRFDQDRFAAFELHILKRPAAVQEYSPEQQARAKKLFEQMSQADIDYLVMVIASALPGSTTEPMTIPQFRDRLETYRDITPEILRQHLAEFLARVTPVAEQLGVSLTLHPDDPPRPLFGLPRIASSADDYQALFDAVPSKANGICFCTGSLGVRAENNLPEMAERFGPRIAFAHLRATKREADGLSFYESDHLDGDVDMIAVLKALLKENARRAPDKRIVFRPDHGHRMLDDLADTKRTNPGYTAIGRLRGLAELRGAIRAIEHR
- a CDS encoding LysR family transcriptional regulator codes for the protein MPELRRMLPSSNALFVFDAAARNGSFTAAAAELNVTQPAVSRMLGQFEEHLGVRLFDRKAGRAVLTEEGELLYRRVLEGFRSIESGLVEIERRRKGTETVTLSVSSAFTTHWLMPRIDKLQKQFPQVDLRFQLISGALRGPVENVDLGMRFRDRDEPSSGGTLVMKEVMLPMCSPGYLGETDPAEGNTIIRLAETPGDWAADYASLLTGRRGAAKALSFTDYAVVVQAALLGQGIALGWLTVASHWLLTGALVPASDTLTTTRRICEFLPPRNRIMRPIAAEIRDWIIAQMKSEIAAIDRLYPKLGAMAACY
- a CDS encoding ABC transporter ATP-binding protein, whose amino-acid sequence is MDKRAESVEIRSASKAYGAVRALDDVSLNVSAGEFVSLLGPSGSGKTTLLGILGGFILPTSGTILFGGRDVTYMPPHKRDIGVVFQNYALFPHMSVGENVAFPLRARRLPKSVWPDKVRAALSMVGLAGYEERGIAQLSGGQRQRVALARAMIFEPRLILMDEPLSALDKQLRESMQIELRALHKRIQATIIYVTHDQREALTMSDRVAVMKDGRLVQIDAPARLHDHPADSFVASFIGEATMLPVRRVDACSVALGNALLRSARAIPDGDALMLAVHSEKLLIDDGAQDEACNRLTGTVTDIVYQGESLRIFLALADGIALSLRQPSYHQAYHRIPPLGGNLTVTLHPEDTIVVPRAT